From one Gossypium hirsutum isolate 1008001.06 chromosome D08, Gossypium_hirsutum_v2.1, whole genome shotgun sequence genomic stretch:
- the LOC107900938 gene encoding protein ALTERED SEED GERMINATION 2 isoform X2 yields the protein MQIHNSFHKLSLFISNHHCHDKFDLRYGAKRSLADPPRLTLALKSCDISSTRPHLLIVGGNDAFARLYYRRMFPPLTSCQKRMLPPTSVNYFCPMHLSDRVSFEILCYFLLLLTSFLEISLVNFMISSHQDQVLFCIVWTYE from the exons ATGCAAATCCACAACAGTTTCCATAAGTTAAGCTTATTCATCTCCAATCATCACTGCCATGACAAG TTTGACTTACGTTATGGGGCAAAGAGGTCACTAGCTGATCCTCCTAGACTTACTCTGGCCTTGAAATCATGTGATATCAGTTCTACTAGACCTCATTTACTCATTGTTGGTGGGAA TGATGCATTTGCTCGACTATATTATAGAAGGATGTTCCCACCATTGACCTCCTGCCAGAAAAGAATGTTACCACCTACTAGTGTTAATTATTTCTGCCCAATGCATCTCTCTGACCGTGTTAGTTTTGAAATTCTTTGTTACTTCTTACTCTTGTTGACTTCTTTCTTAGAAATATCTCTGGTAAATTTTATGATTTCTTCTCATCAGGACCAAGTTTTATTTTGTATAGTGTGGACTTATGAATAG
- the LOC107900938 gene encoding protein ALTERED SEED GERMINATION 2 isoform X1: MQIHNSFHKLSLFISNHHCHDKVQQFDLRYGAKRSLADPPRLTLALKSCDISSTRPHLLIVGGNDAFARLYYRRMFPPLTSCQKRMLPPTSVNYFCPMHLSDRVSFEILCYFLLLLTSFLEISLVNFMISSHQDQVLFCIVWTYE; encoded by the exons ATGCAAATCCACAACAGTTTCCATAAGTTAAGCTTATTCATCTCCAATCATCACTGCCATGACAAGGTGCAACAG TTTGACTTACGTTATGGGGCAAAGAGGTCACTAGCTGATCCTCCTAGACTTACTCTGGCCTTGAAATCATGTGATATCAGTTCTACTAGACCTCATTTACTCATTGTTGGTGGGAA TGATGCATTTGCTCGACTATATTATAGAAGGATGTTCCCACCATTGACCTCCTGCCAGAAAAGAATGTTACCACCTACTAGTGTTAATTATTTCTGCCCAATGCATCTCTCTGACCGTGTTAGTTTTGAAATTCTTTGTTACTTCTTACTCTTGTTGACTTCTTTCTTAGAAATATCTCTGGTAAATTTTATGATTTCTTCTCATCAGGACCAAGTTTTATTTTGTATAGTGTGGACTTATGAATAG
- the LOC107900940 gene encoding xylulose kinase 2: MACLFLGGYACIDTIDGVGMNLMDIKKRAWSKVAVEATAPGLEEKLGKLAPAHVVAGSIASYFASSINVFSGISSIRTAWWFSGLETILTV; encoded by the exons ATGGCATGTCTATTCTTAGGGGGCTATGCTTGTATTGATACAATTGATGGTGTAGGGATGAACTTGATGGATATAAAGAAGAGAGCTTggtctaaagttgcagtggag GCTACAGCTCCAGGTTTGGAGGAAAAGCTTGGAAAGCTAGCTCCTGCACATGTTGTTGCTGGTTCTATTGCATCCTATTTTGCTAGTTCTATTAATGTCTTTTCAGGTATAAGTTCAATAAGAACTGCTTGGTGGTTCAGTGGTCTGGAGACAATCCTAACAGTTTAG